In Vicia villosa cultivar HV-30 ecotype Madison, WI linkage group LG7, Vvil1.0, whole genome shotgun sequence, the DNA window TGAGAAAAAAAGGCATATGGAAACATATACTAAAGTGGCTGCATATTAAAAGGAATCCAGTGGGTTGGAATGCAGAGAGTCAATAGATTGCTAAAGAAACAAGGAAAAAGGGTTGGCatcaacttgttttgaaattagCCCTTGCGAAGATCGTATACGAAATATAGTGAGGTAGAAATgagatgttttttttataaaaagcctATGGATAATGAGGTGACAGAGGTGATTATCCAAAATATTAAAGTTAGATGTAGTACACATATGAAACTAAACACATACATTAGTAACTTTGCTTAGTGTAGGATTGTTTGATTTGTATCCTGGATCCTAGCGTTTGGCGTGTACGTAACATAGGTGGATCTCTTAGAGCATCTGGTACCATATAAGGATGTGACACTCTGAAATGCCACAAAATGTAGTCGTGTACAACACTCCAATCACTAGGAGTTTGGGTACTTTAGGCCTCATACGGTACAATAAGATAAAGATAATCATTAAACATGGTATCCATATCTCTATGTGTCATAGCGGAAGGAGAAGACTCTGAAGGGTCTCTAGGAATAAACTTCAAGTAGCCAAACTATCGCATGACGTGCTCAGGCATATGAGTATATGTCAAACATGAACTGCAAAAAAACCATCCAGAGTAGAAGACAATGTCATCCAAAGGACGAGTCTCACAGTGATTGACGAATGTATGAAAATGTATATCCTCTACTACCATGAAGATAAGATACACTATGTATGGAGTTATCTTCTGGATCCCTCTGAGTGGGGTGAATGTATAAGCACATGGAATATCATCATTGTAGGTAGGCATATATGACCGTTAGGATATGTGTGGGAAGCGTTGGAGAATGCAAACCTGGAAATGTTAAGTTTAAATAATTAGTAGAAGATTCAGAAATGGACGTAGAAAAAAATGTTACAAAATGACACTAAATGTTGCAAAAATACTACTGTCAATAGTGTGATGATGCTTGTCAGTTGGTTTGTCTTCCACATACATCCTTCGACTAACTTGGAGTACATGTTGACCAAACAAGCGGTCCCTAATTCTACTCATGGATCTTCTCCAAGTCATCGAAGTATCGCAAGTATACCACATTTACATATGTGGCACTATTGGTCATAAAAATGGACATGTTAACCAAATAAAACATGTATGCTCTCATAGCGTATGCTCTATGCTGTGAAACCTGGTCATCATCACCAACAATCTGCTCTGTATTAAGAATTTATTATGTATACAAATTTTTCGAGAATCTAAACCTAGCATGAGCCCCTCAGGAAGCTTCTATCTCCCTCACGGCTTCCTCTGGGTAAACTCCCAAATAATCTTCCAACATCACCAGCGGCTCATTTCTGGTAATCTTGTCATTGTCTAACAGTCTCCCTTGATCAAAAGATGTAGTTGGCACGAGACACTGTATAACTTGATAGACATCTCACTATTTAGGAGATGAAATGATGACGTCTTTGAGTGTCATCTCTATACAAATACACACCACATATCATGGTTAACTGTAGCATAGTTGGTCTTGCCATCAAGTCTCTCAGCCCAGATGCAATACATCTTGAAACCACTGCTGATTAGGCGCCTATAGACTCGTAATCTTCTGACCATGGTTAATAAATTTTAAAGCATCACGATCCTGCAACATAAATAAATCATCGCCAGACATGTCTTTCAAAGTAAGATGAAGAAGAgacatttttcattttattttcatcgTTTACCTTTTTGTCCCAGACATGTCTGGAAGAATGGCGCGGGTATAAAGGAAACAATGATATGTCAAACGGGCCTCCTCCAAACCCTTGTGGGGGTGTCGAGTGCCTCCTGCAGGGCTCCAGGTGCCTGAGGAACCTCATGTGCCTCATGCGGAGACTCGGGGTCCTCCTGTGTCTTAGTAGATGATACTTGTCTCCTATGGGATGACGAAGTCAAAGATGGACGAGCCCTAGAAGTTAACGCCCTGTAACGACTGAGCTAGAAACACTAGGTGTCTACGAGGCTTGCGATCTTTCCCTTCGAACCAATGCATGATATGCAACTTTGTCATTCGTCAATCTATCTTACCTATCAGCCTAATGCCTTAAAAGAAAACTACATAACCATTAAATAGATGAAAAACAATCAGGTCGAGCAAAAAAGGGAGACAGATAAAttacagagatgcatctccggattcTGAGAAACAAAACGTTTAAAAAATTCTAGAGATGCATTTTTGTAAGATTTGCAGCTCATAAACATGTCATTGGCGAAAATGCAATCCATGCCAACATCCAAAATAATGTATTGATCAATAAAACAACATATCAAACACATTGTTCATGTAAATGACATATCTAAACTACCTATTATATAACCcaatgcaatttctacaaatgtatataaaaaaattaaaatttaaaaagaaaataaaaaatttaccaAACGTGAGTTAAGTTTGATGTTGAGTAAGTTATTTGACCAATTTGATGTTGATGGAAGAAGATTTGAAGTGAGTTGAATGATTTTGAGACGATGTGAGTTTGAGAGTTGAAACGTTCAGTTTGAGAAAGTATTTTGAAAAGTGAGAAAGGATAAAGGATTAGACGTCCTTTTGATAAAACAGCGTCCGGATATGCATCTCTATAAGATAGACAGAGATGCATTTTCGTAATTTATTTTAACATAACCTTAAAATCTAATTTAAAAACGAATGTGTTTATGATACGTCTGAAGATACTTCTAGTATTGTAGTACTCTATAGTGTCTCTTTAGCAATtcactaatttttttatataataatttgtaAGAGTTTAGAAGTGATgcattatttattttgaataaaattatGTGAAAGAATAAACAAAATCGAACGAAAGTcaacaaaacataattaaaatattaaaactaatatGATTAGACTTATGATATTAAATGCATACTTAAACCAACTTTCTTTACACTATTTCTTTAAAACCCCTCAATCCAACAATTAATGGATAAGGATTACCACGTCATTTAACTTTCTATCTCGaacaaacaataaaattaaaaaactataacaaacaacaaaacctaGCTCTAATCCACAACTGACACGTGTCCTTCTCCCACCTCCATTTTCACCTTCAAATCCACCTCTCATTCCGGTAATCCTTCTCAAAATTTTGAACTTCACTTTCATATATCTTTCTCCGACGCCGATTTTGCCACCAATTTTCCGACATGCTTCCAACTTTCCGTCGCCGGCGACGCCGTGATAGATAAACTCTCCGGTATGAACCGTTCCATGACACTCTCGTTCTTGATTTGGAAATGCTAGATCTATTTATTGTTTCACATGTTCGATCCAAAACCTGGTTTCACAAAAGGAGAAAAATTAACCCCATTTCATCATTCTCGTAACTCTGTTTCAAAGTAATTTCGATTCCAATTTACGTTACTACGTTGTTGTTATCTGCGGAATTTGTACAGTCATATTTAGTTTCCAATTTTCTTTGCTGGATTTGGGAATTTTTGTATAGTTAGGGTTTGTGAAATTGTGATAGTGATAGTGTTAGGGTTTGAATGTGTTTTTGaagtaagataaaaaaaaatagattttggtTTTGGGTTTGAGTTTGTGAAAGTGGCTAAAATGAGCATGACTGTTGCTGAGGATGAATCAGAGGGAGAGATTCATGTCCCAGCTGAAATTGATTGGAAAATGCTTGATAAATCGAAGTTTTTCTTCCTTGGTGCTGCTTTATTTTCTGGTGTTTCAGCGACATTGTATCCGGTTGTTGTGTTGAAAACTAGGCAACAAGTTGCTCAATCTCAGGTTTCTTGTATCAAGACTACGTTTTCGTTGATTAAGGGCGAGGGGTTTAGAGCTTTGTATCGTGGGTTTGGTACTTCGTTGATGGGTACGATTCCTGCTAGAGCTTTATATATGGCTGCACTTGAGGTTACTAAGAGTAATGTGGGGACTGCTACGGTTGGTTTTGGACTTGCTGAACCGACTGCTGCTGCGATTGCTAATGCAGTTGCTGGTTTGACTGCAGCTTTGGCGGCTCAGCTTGTGTGGACCCCGGTTGATGTTGTGAGCCAAAGGTTGATGGTTCAAGGTGGTTGTAAATCGAGTGATCCTAAGGGTTCTTCGGTTAGGTATGTGAATGGAATTGATGCGTTTAGGAAAATTGTTAAGACGGATGGTCCTAGGGGTTTGTATAGAGGTTTTGGGATATCGGTTTTGACGTATGCGCCTAGTAATGCAGTATGGTGGGCATCATATTCTGTTACACAAAGGATGGTTTGGGGTGGAGTAGGATATTACTTGAGTAGCAAGAAAGGTGGGGAGGGGAGTGATAATAACAACGGGACTAATGCATTGAGGCCGGATACGAAAACGATTATGGCTGTTCAGGGGGTCAGTGCAGCAATGGCGGGAGGTATGTCTGCGTTGATTACTATGCCATTGGATACAATCAAGACAAGGCTGCAAGTCTTGGACGGCGATGAGAATGGCCGCCGTGGACCAACTGTGATGCAGACGGTTAGAGGTTTGGTTAAGGAAGGCGGTTGGACGGCTTGTTATAGAGGATTAGGACCTAGATGGGCTTCAATGTCAGTGTCTGCAACAACAATGATCACAACCTATGAGTTGCTTAAACGACTTTCTGCAAAGAGTCAAGATGTTTTGACATGATGAATGATATAATTACAACAACAAAGAACACAGAGAGAGGGAAAGAGGTTTTTCCCCTCTTCTTTTGTCTAAATTCTGCTCTTGTCTTTTCTCTTGTCTCATTTTTCCCTTCTGTTTGGGTTAGCTAGCATGACTGTTTGATCAATGTAAGTCATTGCAgatgtatatataaataaattctttttttcTAACACATTACATTTCTTCTTTCTCATTAAAGACATGCATATGCTTCATGCTAATTTGGAAGTTTCTTTTGTTAATCATGTGCCCCTCTGATTTAAAAAATGGGTAGCTATCAGTTTTCAAATTAAAATAGCATCTAGTAGCTAAGAATCCAGTGGATTTCAATATTGTGTAGTTTTGGTTTTCAACTTGAAGCCGGTTTATCATGTTATCTATTAAAAAGGCTTAAAGAACAGAGTTGAGTACAACATTCAAGATACTTTGATGTATTTTTATACTCATTGATACCTAATATGTTATAGATCTATGATATAGACTATAGTTTAGGGTTTATAAAGAAACATTTCTAGATTTTGTGACATTATTAAGTGCTTTAAAGAAATTGCTAGGATCTCTACTCATTAGTTATCAGAAAATGGGAACAACTtgaatgcatttttattttatttagtgctAGGTTAGGTTCAACTTGTAtgcattttgtatttttatattatatatagctAGATTAGGTTAGTTGTGGATAACTTTAGTTGAATGTTGGATTGGTAGGGTTACCAACATGATGAGAAGGTGGACCAGAGGAGTTAGTTAGATCACTGCTAAGTTAGGAAATTACATATTAGTCCATTATCCCAAAAAAAAATTACTACATAGTAGCTAGCTCCCTTTTGAAATGACATTATTCTCTATATAGTCTTGAAGAGACTAAAATTGTTGTTTTCTCTAGGTTTAGGCCCACCAATCAATTAAATAATCTCAtcctataaattagggtttattttttcCATACATGTGGAAGTCTTTAATAATGCTGTCTGTCAGTTATACACTAAATTGACATGCAACATTAAGGAGTGCTAAAATGAATTCATGTTTTGTTTTAAGCATTGTTCGTTTTGGACAAGATTCAACTTCTGACAGTCTTGATGGGTGCATCTTGGTTTTATTGAGTTTTAAGATTCATTATGTAGCTTACAAGTTACAACTTAACTAGTGGAAGGCTTGAAGCACTAGTGCTATGAACATGTCACTtgtcaaaagaaaaagaatgattttaaatatgattaaaaaaactCTTGTCTTTCGTATTGTTATTAAACTAGAATTAACAATACAAGATGATGTTAGATCATGAACTTGAGGATTAGTCATATAGCTTACTATTATACTTAACTCATGGACTGCATTCTTTTTTGTTGGGTTGCTCTTCACATCTTTAGTGAAGAGTCGCCTTATGAAACTCGAAAATTCTTTGGCATAGTCTAGAATTAAATTTCTAAACTACCCTAATATATGTCAAAACACTTCATAAGTGAGATAACTCCATTTTATTAAAGAATTGATGGAAATGTGAGTCTGAAAGTTAACTTTTAGACTAATTCCTGAATATATTTGAAATTCGTGATAGTGTGTTTATTTTACAACTTAGTGGAGAATTTAgatattaagttttaaattaatcttCAGGACAATAAGTTTTTCTCTTAGGTGGTGAGTTTGttataaatttcacatattttaataaatcttttattttaaacCATTTTAGAGATATTACTAATTTTTCACCATGGCGGGTAAGCATCACTAAGAATGCGAACAAAAATcccctattttttttcttctagaaAACTCTAAAAAAGTTTGAAgggaaaaaataataaagagtttgataattctaaacaaaaaaaaattaaaataacattttatttgTTAACCAAGTTGCACTTGACTATGAAATAACTTGATAATTTCTTCCATTGATTTAAAAAGGTAAT includes these proteins:
- the LOC131616398 gene encoding uncharacterized protein LOC131616398, whose translation is MSMTVAEDESEGEIHVPAEIDWKMLDKSKFFFLGAALFSGVSATLYPVVVLKTRQQVAQSQVSCIKTTFSLIKGEGFRALYRGFGTSLMGTIPARALYMAALEVTKSNVGTATVGFGLAEPTAAAIANAVAGLTAALAAQLVWTPVDVVSQRLMVQGGCKSSDPKGSSVRYVNGIDAFRKIVKTDGPRGLYRGFGISVLTYAPSNAVWWASYSVTQRMVWGGVGYYLSSKKGGEGSDNNNGTNALRPDTKTIMAVQGVSAAMAGGMSALITMPLDTIKTRLQVLDGDENGRRGPTVMQTVRGLVKEGGWTACYRGLGPRWASMSVSATTMITTYELLKRLSAKSQDVLT